The following proteins are co-located in the Macaca thibetana thibetana isolate TM-01 chromosome 6, ASM2454274v1, whole genome shotgun sequence genome:
- the LOC126956755 gene encoding ubiquitin-conjugating enzyme E2 L3-like produces the protein MAASRRLMKELEEIRKCGMKNFHNIQVDEANLLTWQGLIVPGNPPYDKGAFRIEINFPAEYPFKPPKITFKTKIYHPNIDEKGQVCLPVISAENWKPATKTDQVIQSLIALVNDPQPEHPLRADLAEEYSKDRKKFCKNAEEFTKKYGEKRPVD, from the coding sequence ATGGCGGCCAGCAGGAGGCTGATGAAGGAGCTTGAAGAAATCCGCAAATGTGGGATGAAAAACTTCCATAACATCCAGGTTGATGAAGCTAATTTATTGACTTGGCAAGGGCTTATTGTTCCTGGCAACCCTCCATATGATAAGGGGGCCTTCAGAATCGAAATCAACTTTCCAGCAGAGTACCCATTCAAACCACCGAAGatcacatttaaaacaaagatcTATCACCCGAACATCGACGAAAAGGGGCAGGTCTGTCTGCCAGTAATTAGCGCTGAAAACTGGAAGCCAGCAACCAAAACCGACCAAGTAATCCAGTCCCTCATAGCACTGGTGAATGACCCCCAGCCCGAGCACCCGCTTCGGGCTGACCTAGCTGAAGAATACTCTAAGGACCGTAAAAAATTCTGTAAGAATGCTGAAGAGTTTACAAAGAAATATGGGGAAAAGCGACCTGTGGACTAA